One stretch of Streptomyces sp. NBC_00443 DNA includes these proteins:
- a CDS encoding ABC transporter substrate-binding protein: protein MSNARATHLTRRGILAAGGALGLGAVLAACGDDDAKNGGSDEATTAAKSGPWAFKDDRGTTVKLDKVPTKIVAFVGVAAALHDYGVEVKGVFGPTKTQDGKADVQAGDMDISKLTVFGNVWDQFNVEEYAAFAPEVLISTTFDSAGTLWYVPEASKDKIAKLAPSAAISVYDRQITQPLQKMWELAESLGADLKADKAAQSKKNFEAAAERLRKAAKARPEIKVMAGSASQDIFYVSGTNLSIDLEYFKALGVNFVEPPESAKKEGGGWFESLSWENVDKYPADIIMMDDRSSTIQPADITEATWKKLPAVKAGQVIARSPEPILSYDKCTPLLTSLAEAIEKAKKVA from the coding sequence ATGTCCAACGCAAGAGCCACCCACCTCACCCGTCGCGGCATCCTCGCCGCGGGCGGCGCCCTCGGCCTCGGTGCCGTGCTCGCAGCCTGCGGGGACGACGACGCGAAAAACGGTGGCTCGGACGAGGCCACGACCGCTGCCAAGTCCGGCCCCTGGGCGTTCAAGGACGACCGCGGCACCACCGTGAAGCTCGACAAGGTCCCCACCAAGATCGTGGCCTTCGTCGGCGTCGCGGCCGCCCTCCACGACTACGGCGTCGAGGTCAAGGGTGTCTTCGGCCCCACCAAGACGCAGGACGGCAAGGCCGACGTCCAGGCCGGCGACATGGACATCAGCAAGCTGACCGTCTTCGGCAACGTCTGGGACCAGTTCAACGTCGAGGAGTACGCGGCGTTCGCCCCCGAGGTCCTCATCTCCACGACCTTCGACAGCGCGGGCACCCTCTGGTACGTCCCGGAAGCGTCCAAGGACAAGATCGCCAAGCTCGCCCCGAGCGCCGCGATCTCCGTCTACGACCGGCAGATCACCCAGCCGCTGCAGAAGATGTGGGAGCTGGCGGAGTCCCTCGGCGCGGACCTGAAGGCCGACAAGGCCGCCCAGTCCAAGAAGAACTTCGAGGCCGCCGCGGAGCGTCTGCGCAAGGCCGCCAAGGCCCGCCCCGAGATCAAGGTGATGGCCGGTTCCGCGAGCCAGGACATCTTCTACGTCTCCGGCACCAACCTCTCCATCGACCTTGAGTACTTCAAGGCCCTCGGCGTGAACTTCGTCGAGCCGCCGGAGAGCGCCAAGAAGGAGGGCGGCGGCTGGTTCGAGAGCCTCAGCTGGGAGAACGTCGACAAGTACCCGGCCGACATCATCATGATGGACGACCGCTCCTCGACGATCCAGCCGGCCGACATCACCGAGGCCACCTGGAAGAAGCTGCCCGCGGTGAAGGCCGGCCAGGTCATCGCCCGCTCGCCCGAGCCGATCCTGTCCTACGACAAGTGCACGCCGCTGCTGACGAGCCTGGCCGAGGCCATCGAGAAGGCGAAGAAGGTCGCCTAG
- a CDS encoding siderophore-interacting protein, translated as MTTAVAAPFRFFSLQVVRTRRLGPSLVRVTFAGADLHAFHSDGCDQSLSIFLPHPGQTEPQVPLELGDGWWQGWRELPDDVRAVMRSYTLRALRRDPDEIDIDFVLHTPAGPASHWASRATAGDRVLLLGPAIADNRAIRFRPPQDTDLVVIWGDDTAVPAVSAILETLPAGTRARVWLEVHDAGDIQDLVTEADVEITWLVEDDGLVAVRAAELPPAERPYVWIAGESGRVKALRRHFVGERGIDRRRVTFVGYWRQGLTEEQLRAAE; from the coding sequence ATGACCACCGCCGTCGCCGCCCCCTTCCGCTTCTTCTCACTCCAGGTCGTACGGACGCGGCGGCTCGGGCCGTCCCTGGTCCGGGTCACCTTCGCCGGGGCCGATCTGCACGCCTTCCACTCCGACGGGTGTGACCAGAGCCTGTCGATCTTCCTGCCGCACCCCGGCCAGACCGAGCCCCAGGTTCCCCTCGAACTCGGCGACGGCTGGTGGCAGGGATGGCGTGAACTCCCGGACGACGTCCGCGCCGTGATGCGGTCGTACACGCTCCGCGCGCTCCGCCGGGACCCCGACGAGATCGACATCGACTTCGTCCTGCACACCCCCGCCGGGCCCGCCTCGCACTGGGCCTCCCGCGCCACCGCCGGCGACCGCGTCCTGCTGCTCGGGCCCGCCATCGCCGACAACCGCGCGATCCGGTTCCGGCCGCCGCAGGACACCGACCTGGTTGTCATCTGGGGCGACGACACGGCCGTACCCGCCGTCTCCGCCATCCTCGAAACCCTGCCCGCCGGCACCCGCGCCCGGGTGTGGCTGGAGGTGCACGACGCCGGGGACATCCAGGACCTGGTGACCGAGGCCGACGTTGAGATCACCTGGCTGGTCGAGGACGACGGCCTCGTTGCCGTCCGCGCCGCCGAACTGCCGCCCGCCGAGCGTCCGTACGTCTGGATCGCCGGTGAGTCGGGCCGTGTGAAGGCGTTGCGCCGGCACTTCGTCGGTGAACGCGGGATCGACCGGCGCCGGGTGACGTTCGTCGGCTACTGGCGCCAGGGGCTGACCGAGGAACAGCTGCGCGCCGCCGAGTAG
- a CDS encoding polymorphic toxin-type HINT domain-containing protein, with protein MIATVLQGITAPANAGAVADDGRGRPALPKAERPVASVAVKKVKPRTVERGPRTPRTAPKAHWPGAGSGRVTLTGAPAAAKGAAGAKGSASAKGAAQAPVKAGKLPVSVGTAKARGAAGAVRVELAGRGQTRKAAIDGLLVTLAPERTDFTDGAAQVRIDYRDLAQAYGGGYGARLTLVQLPACVLKTPERAKCRTQKPVETVNDTEGGALTAPSVRLSSAQPTVLAAVADDTAATGDYKATTLAPSATWQTNLNTGDFAWSYDMGVPEVPGGLKPSIGLGYSSGSVDGRTSETNNQSSWVGGGFDLWPGYIERRYKPCADDGVENSDGMKPGDLCWGYDNAFISFNGKGGELVPTGADDEFKLRQDDGTRIKRLASADRANGDDNGEYWRLTDPDGVRYYFGYHRLPGWADGKKTTNSTWTTPVFGDDTDEKCHASSFADSWCQQAWRWNLDYVVDPRDNAIAYYYTQEKNSYGRNLKASDDTRYVRGGHLDEIQYGLKQSSVYTTPALAKVTFTNAERCLPNSQTTCSSITSDSAYWYDTPWDLNCDEGKDCDDGRLSPTFWTRKRLTGVTTQVIDAAGAYQNVDSWKLTHRWGTADIDYQLLLDSVQHTGHSATPAITLPKTTFTYTDLANRLDRTGDGFAPFIKARLSTIADEYGGQIDVNYSAPACDFDALPTPQTNTTRCFPQHIGGSSTEDPERHWFNKYVVTSVTATDRTGGAPDQLTRYEYMGPAAWHYSDDDGLTKEKFKTWSQWRGYGHVRVKTGGQGGDSAMKSQSDTYFLRGMDGDRESPTGGTKNVSVTLGEGEGDPITDHEALAGTAYKAVGYSGNGGKVLTKTVNRPWYHQTAKKTRTWGTVTANFTGIAHTKSWTSLDDGAGTSWRTASTATSYDTVAGRVTQVDDFGDNTTAADNRCTRTTYATNSTDNVLNLPARVETVAKSCADPVDRSKDVISDVRSAYDGGAYGAAPTKGNVTATALLKKHDGTTATYLESGATFDSYGRVLTSTDLTANVTVTGTAAPVRTARTDGRTTTTARTPATGFVTKTTTTTPPAKAGDATTALVSSATHDLRRGLPLTQTDANGKVTTFTYDALGRSSKVWLADRQTTLTPSYEFDYLVTDGQPVSVVTKGLGAGGSQVASYVLYDGFLRERQNQAPGPDGGRLLSDVFYDERGLATKAFAPYYATGAPSRTLSKPEDALSVETQTRTAYDGMGRPTVTEQIAGNGDGGTVLGTTRTIYGGDRTTVIPPVGGTATTTVTDARGQTTELRQHHTRAAEAAYDTTRYAYTKRGELEKLTDPAGNSWTYTYDLLGRLTDTTDPDKGPSSSTYDDRGQLISASDDSDTDLYHVYDGLGRQTELREDSATGTLRAKWVYDTISGAKGHLAESTRFVGGNAYTSKVVAYDRLYRVLRSTMTIPASEGALAGTYLSATAYNVDGSVRSTGFPAAGALSATTVAFTYEDQTYRPIALSGSQGLDATVSHSLTGKPLQYELSNNGGKKVWATNTYEWGTQRLATSRVDRENVAGVDRHNTYRYDQAGNVLSLSDVSRSGTDTQCFDYDHLRRMTTAWTQATTTCAAAPSGQTVGGPAPYWHSYTYDKVGNRKTETLHDVTGDAAKNTVRTYAYPEPGAPRPHAVDSVTQTGPTGTAQDSYGYDAVGNTDRRTLAGTSHTLDWDAEGHLTKVTKPVEGKPDEVTEYVYDTEGNRLIARTPTESTLYLGATQITVAKGGTTPKATRTLDLGDGHQAVIDDDGSVAFTIADHQGSGQLAIEAADQQLTQRRTLPFGDLRGTRPSNWPGTAGFIGGTDDSESTGLQHIGAREYDPATGRFISVDPLLTPSDPQALNAYAYSNNNPLTFSDPSGMGCIHGAPGGGADGICAGVEGDTDGVINGTSNNCPGNNQSCNETASKMAQQARRNGTYGKKPIVIQPTGDSITIQGTYIPTQAELAETFPYYHERLDYQHNLQNWARSQCSGLDVAGSDFCTAVGKLGWFGDQNGPGILEVLGVDDYIGCAKGSGSACKAAAIDVGIAVLTGGIGKAAKVVFKSIKSGIKKGDSIPQCLVPHSFTPGTLVLMADGSTKPIEEVRIGDQIVVTDPSTGETATRKVVATIVTEDDKDFVELTVTQEQGRTTASLTSTTTHPFWSPSEGAWVDAGELRPGVTLRAVDGSTVRVESTRPFQKRQRTHDLTIDDVHTYYVLAGATPVLVHNDGGGPATDDFNQARNQALEWLSSRGFKAERVTLGKFGTIKGKPVGMQTANGKAGFRIEFDERSGAHINVWSGKEKGPHFQFNASEATVTKLQGLHGCS; from the coding sequence ATGATCGCCACGGTGCTCCAGGGCATCACCGCACCCGCGAACGCGGGAGCCGTGGCGGACGACGGACGGGGCCGGCCGGCCCTGCCGAAGGCGGAGCGGCCCGTGGCCAGTGTCGCGGTCAAGAAGGTGAAGCCCCGCACGGTGGAGCGTGGCCCGCGCACCCCGCGGACCGCGCCCAAGGCCCACTGGCCCGGGGCGGGTTCGGGCCGGGTGACTCTCACCGGGGCCCCGGCGGCCGCGAAGGGCGCGGCGGGGGCGAAGGGTTCGGCGAGCGCGAAGGGCGCCGCTCAGGCTCCGGTGAAGGCCGGGAAGCTGCCGGTCTCCGTCGGTACCGCCAAGGCGCGGGGCGCAGCCGGTGCGGTGCGGGTCGAGCTGGCCGGGCGGGGGCAGACCCGGAAGGCCGCGATCGACGGGCTGCTCGTGACGCTCGCCCCCGAGCGCACGGACTTCACCGACGGCGCCGCCCAGGTGCGTATCGACTACCGCGACCTCGCGCAGGCCTACGGCGGTGGCTACGGCGCCCGGCTCACCCTGGTCCAGCTGCCCGCCTGTGTCCTGAAGACGCCGGAGCGGGCCAAGTGCCGCACCCAGAAGCCGGTCGAGACCGTGAACGACACGGAGGGCGGTGCGCTCACCGCCCCGTCCGTGCGGCTCAGCTCCGCGCAGCCGACCGTGCTCGCCGCGGTGGCGGACGACACCGCGGCCACCGGTGACTACAAGGCGACCACCCTCGCCCCGTCCGCGACCTGGCAGACCAACCTCAACACCGGTGACTTCGCCTGGTCCTACGACATGGGCGTCCCCGAGGTGCCGGGCGGGCTGAAGCCGAGCATCGGACTCGGCTACTCCTCCGGCTCGGTCGACGGCCGCACCAGCGAGACCAACAACCAGTCCTCCTGGGTGGGCGGCGGCTTCGACCTGTGGCCGGGCTACATCGAGCGCCGTTACAAGCCGTGCGCCGACGACGGGGTCGAGAACAGCGACGGCATGAAGCCCGGCGACCTGTGCTGGGGCTACGACAACGCCTTCATCAGCTTCAACGGCAAGGGCGGCGAGCTCGTACCCACCGGCGCCGACGACGAGTTCAAGCTCCGCCAGGACGACGGCACCCGCATCAAGCGGCTGGCCTCCGCCGACCGCGCCAACGGTGACGACAACGGCGAGTACTGGCGGCTCACCGACCCCGACGGGGTGCGCTACTACTTCGGCTACCACCGGCTGCCCGGCTGGGCAGACGGCAAGAAGACCACCAACTCCACTTGGACCACCCCGGTCTTCGGCGACGACACGGACGAGAAGTGCCATGCGAGCTCCTTCGCCGACTCCTGGTGCCAGCAGGCCTGGCGCTGGAACCTGGACTACGTCGTCGACCCGCGTGACAACGCCATCGCGTACTACTACACGCAGGAGAAGAACTCCTACGGCCGCAACCTGAAGGCCTCCGACGACACTCGCTACGTCCGCGGCGGTCATCTCGACGAGATCCAGTACGGCCTGAAGCAGTCGTCGGTGTACACCACGCCGGCGCTCGCGAAGGTCACCTTCACCAACGCCGAGCGCTGCCTGCCGAACAGCCAGACGACCTGCTCGTCCATCACCAGCGACTCCGCCTACTGGTACGACACTCCCTGGGACCTCAACTGCGACGAGGGCAAGGACTGCGACGACGGCCGGCTCTCGCCCACGTTCTGGACGCGCAAGCGCCTGACCGGCGTGACCACGCAGGTCATCGACGCCGCCGGCGCCTATCAGAACGTCGACTCCTGGAAGCTGACCCACCGCTGGGGCACGGCGGACATCGACTACCAGCTGCTGCTCGACTCGGTCCAGCACACCGGCCACAGCGCCACGCCCGCGATCACGCTGCCGAAGACCACCTTCACCTACACCGATCTGGCGAACCGGCTCGATCGGACCGGTGACGGCTTCGCACCGTTCATCAAGGCGCGCCTGTCGACGATCGCCGACGAGTACGGCGGCCAGATCGACGTCAACTACTCTGCGCCGGCCTGCGACTTCGACGCGCTGCCCACTCCGCAGACCAACACCACGCGCTGCTTCCCGCAGCACATCGGCGGCAGTTCCACGGAGGACCCCGAGCGGCACTGGTTCAACAAGTACGTCGTCACGTCGGTCACCGCGACCGACCGCACCGGCGGCGCCCCCGACCAGCTCACCAGATACGAGTACATGGGCCCGGCCGCCTGGCACTACTCCGATGACGACGGCCTGACCAAAGAGAAGTTCAAGACCTGGTCCCAGTGGCGCGGCTACGGCCACGTGCGCGTCAAGACCGGCGGCCAGGGCGGCGACTCGGCCATGAAGTCGCAGTCCGACACGTACTTCCTGCGCGGCATGGACGGCGACCGCGAGTCCCCCACCGGCGGCACTAAGAACGTCAGCGTCACCCTCGGCGAAGGCGAGGGCGACCCCATCACCGACCACGAGGCGCTGGCCGGCACCGCCTACAAGGCGGTCGGCTACTCCGGCAACGGCGGCAAGGTCCTCACCAAGACCGTGAACCGCCCCTGGTACCACCAGACCGCGAAGAAGACCCGCACCTGGGGCACCGTCACCGCCAACTTCACCGGCATCGCCCACACCAAGTCATGGACGTCCCTGGACGACGGTGCGGGCACGTCCTGGCGGACCGCCTCCACCGCCACCTCGTACGACACCGTGGCCGGACGCGTCACCCAGGTCGACGACTTCGGCGACAACACCACGGCGGCGGACAACCGCTGTACCCGCACCACCTACGCCACCAACAGCACCGACAACGTCCTGAACCTGCCCGCGCGGGTCGAGACCGTCGCGAAGTCCTGCGCCGACCCCGTCGACCGCTCCAAGGACGTCATCTCCGACGTCCGGTCCGCCTACGACGGCGGTGCCTACGGCGCGGCCCCGACCAAGGGCAACGTCACGGCCACGGCCCTGCTGAAGAAGCACGACGGCACCACGGCCACCTACCTGGAGTCCGGGGCGACCTTCGACTCCTACGGCCGGGTCCTCACCAGCACCGACCTGACCGCGAACGTCACGGTCACGGGCACGGCCGCACCGGTCCGCACCGCCCGCACGGACGGCCGTACCACCACCACGGCCCGCACCCCGGCGACCGGGTTCGTCACGAAGACGACCACGACGACGCCGCCGGCGAAGGCGGGGGACGCGACCACCGCCCTGGTCAGCTCCGCCACCCACGACCTGCGCCGCGGGCTGCCGCTGACCCAGACCGACGCCAACGGCAAGGTCACGACCTTCACCTACGACGCCCTCGGCCGGTCCTCGAAGGTGTGGCTGGCCGACCGGCAGACCACGCTGACGCCCAGCTACGAGTTCGACTACCTGGTCACCGACGGCCAGCCGGTCTCGGTCGTCACCAAAGGGCTCGGCGCCGGCGGCAGCCAGGTCGCCTCGTACGTCCTCTACGACGGTTTCCTGAGGGAGCGTCAGAACCAGGCTCCGGGGCCCGACGGCGGACGGCTGCTCTCGGACGTCTTCTACGACGAACGTGGTCTGGCCACCAAGGCCTTCGCGCCCTACTACGCCACAGGCGCGCCCTCCCGGACCCTGTCCAAGCCCGAGGACGCGCTCTCGGTCGAGACCCAGACCCGCACCGCCTACGACGGCATGGGCCGCCCGACAGTGACCGAGCAGATAGCGGGCAACGGCGACGGCGGCACGGTGCTCGGCACCACCCGCACCATCTACGGCGGCGACCGCACCACGGTCATCCCGCCGGTGGGCGGCACGGCGACCACCACGGTCACCGACGCCCGAGGTCAGACGACCGAACTGCGCCAGCACCACACGCGGGCCGCGGAAGCCGCGTACGACACCACCCGCTACGCCTACACCAAGCGCGGCGAGCTGGAGAAGCTGACCGACCCGGCCGGAAACAGCTGGACCTACACCTACGACCTGCTCGGCCGTCTCACCGACACGACCGACCCGGACAAGGGACCGAGCTCCAGCACCTACGACGACCGCGGTCAGCTCATCTCCGCCTCGGACGACAGCGACACGGACCTCTACCACGTCTACGACGGGCTCGGCCGACAGACCGAACTGCGGGAGGACAGCGCCACCGGAACCCTGCGTGCCAAGTGGGTCTACGACACCATCAGCGGTGCGAAGGGCCACCTGGCCGAGTCCACTCGCTTTGTCGGAGGCAACGCGTACACCAGCAAGGTTGTCGCCTACGACCGGCTGTACCGCGTGCTGCGCTCCACCATGACGATCCCCGCGAGCGAAGGAGCGCTCGCCGGCACGTACCTGTCGGCCACCGCCTACAACGTGGACGGTTCCGTGCGCTCGACCGGGTTCCCGGCCGCGGGCGCACTGTCCGCCACCACGGTGGCGTTCACCTATGAGGACCAGACCTACCGGCCGATCGCGCTCAGCGGCAGCCAGGGTCTGGACGCCACCGTCAGCCACAGCCTCACGGGCAAGCCGCTGCAGTACGAGCTTTCCAACAACGGCGGCAAGAAGGTCTGGGCGACCAACACCTACGAATGGGGCACCCAGCGTCTGGCCACCTCCCGGGTGGACCGCGAGAACGTGGCGGGCGTCGACCGTCACAACACATACCGCTACGACCAGGCGGGCAACGTCCTGTCCCTCTCGGACGTCTCCCGCTCCGGCACCGACACACAGTGCTTCGACTACGACCACCTGCGCCGGATGACCACGGCCTGGACCCAGGCCACCACCACCTGTGCCGCGGCACCGAGCGGTCAGACGGTGGGCGGTCCCGCGCCGTACTGGCACTCGTACACGTACGACAAGGTGGGCAACCGGAAGACCGAGACCCTGCACGACGTCACCGGTGACGCGGCCAAGAACACCGTGCGCACCTACGCCTACCCGGAGCCGGGCGCGCCGCGTCCGCACGCCGTGGACTCCGTGACCCAGACCGGTCCTACGGGCACCGCGCAGGACTCCTACGGCTATGACGCGGTCGGCAACACTGACCGGCGCACCCTGGCGGGAACGTCCCATACGCTCGACTGGGACGCGGAAGGCCATCTGACCAAGGTGACCAAGCCGGTCGAGGGCAAGCCGGACGAGGTCACCGAGTACGTCTACGACACCGAAGGCAATCGCCTCATCGCGCGGACTCCGACGGAGTCCACGCTCTACCTGGGCGCCACGCAGATCACCGTGGCCAAGGGCGGCACCACCCCTAAGGCCACCCGGACCCTCGACCTGGGTGACGGTCACCAGGCGGTGATCGACGACGACGGCTCGGTCGCCTTCACCATCGCCGACCACCAGGGCTCGGGCCAGCTGGCGATCGAGGCGGCGGACCAGCAGCTGACCCAGCGTCGCACGCTGCCGTTCGGCGACCTCCGCGGCACGAGGCCCAGCAACTGGCCGGGCACTGCCGGATTCATCGGTGGGACGGACGACTCCGAGTCCACGGGGCTGCAGCACATCGGTGCACGTGAGTACGACCCGGCGACCGGCCGGTTCATCTCGGTCGACCCACTCCTCACCCCGAGCGACCCGCAAGCGCTCAACGCGTACGCGTACAGCAACAACAACCCGCTCACGTTCAGCGATCCGAGCGGTATGGGGTGCATCCACGGTGCGCCCGGCGGCGGCGCGGACGGCATCTGCGCGGGCGTCGAAGGCGACACCGACGGCGTCATCAACGGCACCTCCAACAACTGCCCGGGGAACAATCAATCCTGCAACGAGACCGCGTCCAAGATGGCCCAGCAGGCCAGGCGGAACGGCACCTACGGCAAGAAGCCGATCGTCATCCAGCCCACGGGCGACTCGATCACCATCCAGGGCACCTACATCCCGACCCAGGCGGAACTCGCCGAGACCTTCCCCTACTACCACGAGCGACTGGACTACCAGCACAACCTGCAGAACTGGGCCAGGTCGCAGTGCAGCGGCCTGGACGTGGCAGGCTCCGACTTCTGCACGGCGGTCGGGAAGCTCGGGTGGTTCGGTGACCAGAACGGTCCCGGAATTCTCGAGGTCCTGGGCGTCGACGACTACATCGGATGCGCCAAGGGATCCGGCAGCGCCTGCAAGGCGGCGGCGATCGACGTGGGAATCGCAGTCCTCACAGGCGGTATCGGCAAGGCCGCGAAGGTCGTCTTCAAGAGCATCAAGTCCGGGATCAAGAAGGGGGATTCCATCCCCCAGTGTCTGGTGCCCCACAGCTTCACCCCGGGCACCCTTGTACTGATGGCGGACGGTTCGACCAAGCCCATCGAAGAAGTGCGCATCGGTGACCAGATAGTTGTCACCGATCCGTCGACCGGTGAGACCGCTACGCGGAAGGTCGTCGCCACCATCGTGACCGAGGACGACAAGGACTTCGTCGAACTCACGGTCACGCAGGAACAGGGCCGGACGACGGCCTCGCTGACATCCACCACGACGCACCCCTTCTGGTCACCGTCCGAGGGTGCCTGGGTGGATGCCGGGGAACTGCGACCTGGAGTGACCCTGCGTGCCGTCGACGGCAGCACGGTTCGGGTCGAGAGCACGCGTCCGTTCCAGAAGCGGCAGCGAACACACGATCTCACGATCGATGATGTCCACACGTACTATGTGCTGGCCGGGGCTACGCCAGTACTGGTGCACAATGACGGCGGCGGGCCTGCCACCGATGACTTCAACCAGGCCCGTAATCAGGCTCTGGAATGGCTGAGTTCTCGCGGATTCAAAGCCGAAAGAGTGACGCTGGGCAAGTTCGGGACGATCAAGGGCAAGCCGGTCGGCATGCAGACGGCCAACGGCAAGGCGGGATTCCGGATCGAATTCGATGAACGAAGTGGGGCCCACATCAACGTGTGGTCAGGCAAGGAAAAAGGCCCGCACTTCCAGTTCAATGCCAGTGAGGCGACCGTGACGAAGCTTCAAGGTCTGCACGGATGCAGTTGA
- a CDS encoding DUF6188 family protein: MTQQEDDRWALPLRGMQVTAVRQTSDPSQCVVTLAGGTELTFNGPAELTLGPAAAPGAVPLAAEQWEKLVGSIVVSAVAFKSGGLRAVFNSGHHLNVRGDDAKGPNWRQLQGN; the protein is encoded by the coding sequence GTGACCCAGCAGGAGGACGACCGGTGGGCCCTGCCACTGCGCGGCATGCAGGTGACAGCGGTTCGTCAGACCTCGGATCCTTCACAGTGCGTAGTGACCCTGGCCGGCGGCACAGAGCTGACGTTCAACGGGCCGGCGGAGCTGACGCTTGGGCCGGCTGCGGCTCCCGGCGCGGTGCCGCTCGCTGCCGAGCAGTGGGAGAAACTGGTGGGTTCCATCGTGGTGTCGGCGGTGGCGTTCAAGTCCGGCGGGCTGCGCGCAGTATTCAACAGCGGGCACCATCTGAACGTCCGCGGAGACGATGCCAAGGGACCCAACTGGCGCCAATTGCAAGGGAATTGA